CTTCCACCGGATCGACCCCGATCAGGGGATCGTCGACCGGCTCGCGCCGGCAAAATCGGTCTTTCGCCAGGCCTATTCCCGTATCACCCCTAGGAAAGGGACCATCGATGTCCGCTGAAACCGATTATTTTTCCCAGTTCCCCGATATCGCCTACGAAGGCGAAAACGCAGGCGAGCTTTCCTACCGCTACTACGACAAGAACCGCGTGGTCATGGGCAAGACGATGGAGGAACATCTGCGGTTCTCCGTCTGCATGTGGCACACCTTCTGCTGGCCCGGTTCGGATGTCTTCGGCGGAGGCACTTTCGACCGACCGTGGCTGTCGCATGACGTTGGCGCCGAAGCCGCTGCGATGAAGCGCAGGACCGCGCTCGAATTCGTCCGCAAGCTCGACCTGCCATTCTACTGCTTCCACGATGTCGACGTGATGGAGCCGGCGGACAATGTCGCGGACTACCGGCAGCGTTTTGCGACCGCGGTCGATCATCTCGAGGAACTGCAGGAAACGACCGGACGCCGCCTCCTGTGGGGAACGGCGAACCTGTTCTCCGATCCGCGCTACGCGGCCGGTGCCGCGACCAGCCCCGATCCGGAAGTCTACGCCTGGGCCGCGCTGCAAGTCCGCTCCGCGATGGATGCGACGCACCGGCTGGGCGGGAGCAACTACGTCCTGTGGGGAGGCCGCGAGGGTTACGAGACGCTCCTCAATACCGATCTCGGCCGCGAGCTCGACAATTTCGGCCGGTTCCTCAGCCTCGTGGTCGAACACAAGCACAAGATCGGCTTCGAGGGTGCGATCCTGATCGAGCCCAAACCGCACGAGCCGACCAAGCACCAGTACGATTTCGATACGGCAACGGTGTATGGCTTCCTCAAGCGCTACGGGCTGGAAAACGAGGTGCAAGTGAACATCGAGGCGAACCACGCCACGCTGTCGGGGCACACTTTCGAACACGAAATCGCCATGGCCGGAGCGCTCGGCATTTTCGGTTCGATCGACGCCAATCGCGGCGACCACCAGAACGGGTGGGACACCGACCAATTCCCGAATTCTGTCGAGGAAATGACTCTCGCCATGATCGAGATCATCCGCGCCGGCGGGTTCAAGACCGGCGGTTTCAATTTCGATGCGAAGGTCCGGCGCCAGTCGGTGGACGCGGAGGACCTGCTGCATGGCCATATCGGAGGGGTGGACGTCCTCGCCCGCGCCTTGCTGAATGCGGAGAGGATCATCGAGGACGGGCGCATCAACGAATTCCGGACCTCCCGTTACGCGGGATGGCACGGCGAACTGGGACGCACCATACACGAAAGCACGACGAGCCTGTCCGATATTGCCGACCTTGCCATCGACAGGGACCTGAGACCCAGGCACCGCTCGGGTCGCCAGGAACGGCTCGAAAACTTGGTCAATCGTCACATGTGAGAAACGATCCGGTGCGCCGGACGGCCCGAAATCCGGGTCAGTCCGGGTTCGGCCGGTTTTCCAGCCGGCCGTAGCGCCCGCCGTGGAAGATCAGCGGGTCGGCATCCGTCTGCTCGAAATCGACGACTTCGCCGAGGAAGATCGCGTGGTCGCCGCCTTCGTATTCGAAGCGGGCCCGGCAGCCGAAACGCGCCGCGCAACCGCGAATGAGGGGCGCCCCTTCGGGCCCGTCGTCTAGGTCCATGCCGGCGAACTTGTCCGCTCCCCCTCGTGCGAACCTGTTCGACATGTCCTCCTGCGTGACGGCGAGGATGTGCACGGCCCAGTTCTTGGCGTTCCGGAAGGCTTCCAGATTGCCGCTGCTGAGGGCGAGGCTCCATAGGACCATCGGCGGATCGAGCGAGACGGAGTTGAAGCTGTTCGCCGTCAGGCCCACCGGCTTCCCCCCTCCATCGCGCGCCGTGACGATAGTGACGCCCGTGGCGAATGTGCCCAGCGCGTTGCGGAAGGCCGTCTGATCGAACATGTACCCCGCGCTAATGGCGCGGACGAACGAGGGCAAGGCGGCAATTCCATATTGGCGGCGCGACCGTCATTCGTTTACCCGTGACCGGATGGCGGACCCCATCGATTTCGACCGGCTTCTGGATGCTGCGCAAGAATATCGCGAGGCGGCGCGTATGGCAGTCGCCGAACGTCTCGCCGAAAGGTCGATGGATCAGGAGCAGCGCGCCGCTCACGGTTTCGCCTGGATAGCTACGTCGATCGCCGCCCTTGAGGCGGTCCACGCCTGGCTGGCTGCCGGCCCGGGTCGTCCGGTCGATGTCATGGTGCACGAACTCGCTTTTGCAGAAACCCTCGGCCAATTGATCGGCGGCATTCCCATGGGACCCGGAGAGATCGTCAGGCCGTCCGATCTCGGGCTGACCGGGGCAGCCGACCGGGTCGACCAGACTGCCAAGGCATTCCTTTGCACCGACAGGACGACATTGCGTCGGGAGATCGGCGCGCTCCTGGCAGATGGCCGATGGCCTGCCGAGGCGCTCGACCAAGACTTGGACGCCATGCGCGAACAGTACCGGCGGTTTACCGAGAGGCGCATCCTTTCCAATGCGCAGCGCTGGCATCTCGCCAACGAATTGGTGCCCGACGAAACCGTCGCGGCAATGGCGGAACTGGGGACCTTTGGCGTCTGCATTCCCGAACGTTTCGGCGGGCTCGGCCTTTCGAAAATGGTCATGTGCGTCGTGACCGAGGAACTGTCCCGCGGCTGGATCGGTGCGGGATCGCTGGGAACCCGGTCCGAAATCGCCGGCGAACTGATCGCGTCGGGCGGGACGGAGGAGCAGAAGGCCCATTGGCTGCCGCGCATCGCCAGCGGAGAAATCCTGCCGACCGCGGTCTTTACGGAGCCCGATACCGGCAGCGATCTCGGTTCCCTCACGACGCGCGCCCGGCGGACGGCTAACGGCTGGCGGATCGACGGAAGCAAGACCTGGATCACACATGCCAGCCGCTCGGACCTGATGACGCTGCTTGTCCGGACGAAGCCGGAGCAAACAGGCTATGCCGGACTGTCCATGTTGCTCGTCCCCAAGTCACGCGGTGCGGACGCGGAGCCTTTTCCGGACAAGGGGCTGGATGGCAGCGAGATCGGGGTGCTCGGCTATCGCGGAATGCGCGAATATTCCC
This genomic interval from Qipengyuania sp. JC766 contains the following:
- the xylA gene encoding xylose isomerase; this translates as MSAETDYFSQFPDIAYEGENAGELSYRYYDKNRVVMGKTMEEHLRFSVCMWHTFCWPGSDVFGGGTFDRPWLSHDVGAEAAAMKRRTALEFVRKLDLPFYCFHDVDVMEPADNVADYRQRFATAVDHLEELQETTGRRLLWGTANLFSDPRYAAGAATSPDPEVYAWAALQVRSAMDATHRLGGSNYVLWGGREGYETLLNTDLGRELDNFGRFLSLVVEHKHKIGFEGAILIEPKPHEPTKHQYDFDTATVYGFLKRYGLENEVQVNIEANHATLSGHTFEHEIAMAGALGIFGSIDANRGDHQNGWDTDQFPNSVEEMTLAMIEIIRAGGFKTGGFNFDAKVRRQSVDAEDLLHGHIGGVDVLARALLNAERIIEDGRINEFRTSRYAGWHGELGRTIHESTTSLSDIADLAIDRDLRPRHRSGRQERLENLVNRHM
- a CDS encoding flavin reductase family protein, with product MFDQTAFRNALGTFATGVTIVTARDGGGKPVGLTANSFNSVSLDPPMVLWSLALSSGNLEAFRNAKNWAVHILAVTQEDMSNRFARGGADKFAGMDLDDGPEGAPLIRGCAARFGCRARFEYEGGDHAIFLGEVVDFEQTDADPLIFHGGRYGRLENRPNPD
- a CDS encoding acyl-CoA dehydrogenase family protein, which codes for MADPIDFDRLLDAAQEYREAARMAVAERLAERSMDQEQRAAHGFAWIATSIAALEAVHAWLAAGPGRPVDVMVHELAFAETLGQLIGGIPMGPGEIVRPSDLGLTGAADRVDQTAKAFLCTDRTTLRREIGALLADGRWPAEALDQDLDAMREQYRRFTERRILSNAQRWHLANELVPDETVAAMAELGTFGVCIPERFGGLGLSKMVMCVVTEELSRGWIGAGSLGTRSEIAGELIASGGTEEQKAHWLPRIASGEILPTAVFTEPDTGSDLGSLTTRARRTANGWRIDGSKTWITHASRSDLMTLLVRTKPEQTGYAGLSMLLVPKSRGADAEPFPDKGLDGSEIGVLGYRGMREYSLSFDGMAAPSDALLGGEEGQGFKQLMRTFEGARIQTAARAVGVARRALELGLAYAKDRKQFGRAIIEFPRVSDKLASGLVDFVLARELTYAAAREKDSGRRCDIEAGMAKLLAARTAWTNADAALQIHGGNGYALEFEISRILVDARILSIFEGAAEIQAQVIAKGLLTR